A portion of the Opitutus sp. ER46 genome contains these proteins:
- a CDS encoding dihydroorotase, whose amino-acid sequence MPNLWIRHARVIDPASKRDETGDLFIAEGKIVPSLPVAARKRARQIDARGLVACPGLVDIHVHFREPGQTHKETIATGSRAAAAGGFTTVVCMPNTSPVADNAGTIQYMKDAITRDAVIKVLPTGCITVGQKGQALAPIGSLKRAGVVAITDDGDCVQSNELMRRAVEYAKMFDLPVMDHCQDHSMTQGAVMNEGPMSVRLGLRGWPHAAEDLIVARNIILSEHTGAHIHLQHISSRFSVDMIRRAKGRGVRISAEGTPHHMALTDAALATYDTNFKMNPPIRTEEDRRAIIAGLRDGTLDCIATDHAPHTESEKDREFDFAPNGIIGLETALAVSLEVLVGQNRFKLPAVVDLMTRRPAQLLNLPAGTLAAGAPADVCLFDPEKVWRYDAKAGFSKSSNSPWHGRNFTGRVVTTICDGRVVYDHGKIK is encoded by the coding sequence ATGCCTAATCTTTGGATCCGCCACGCCCGCGTCATCGATCCCGCCTCCAAGCGCGACGAGACCGGCGATCTCTTCATCGCCGAGGGCAAGATTGTTCCCTCCCTTCCCGTCGCCGCCCGGAAGCGCGCGCGCCAGATCGACGCCCGCGGGCTCGTCGCCTGCCCCGGCCTCGTCGACATCCACGTCCACTTCCGCGAGCCCGGCCAGACGCACAAGGAGACGATCGCCACCGGCTCCCGCGCCGCCGCCGCCGGTGGTTTCACCACCGTCGTCTGCATGCCCAATACCTCCCCCGTCGCCGACAACGCCGGGACGATCCAGTACATGAAGGACGCGATCACCCGCGACGCCGTCATCAAGGTCCTGCCCACCGGCTGCATCACCGTGGGCCAGAAGGGCCAGGCGCTCGCCCCGATCGGTTCGCTCAAGCGCGCCGGCGTGGTCGCGATCACCGACGACGGCGACTGCGTGCAATCCAACGAGCTCATGCGCCGCGCCGTCGAATACGCCAAAATGTTCGACCTGCCGGTCATGGACCACTGCCAGGATCATTCGATGACCCAGGGCGCCGTAATGAACGAGGGCCCGATGTCCGTTCGCCTCGGCCTGCGCGGCTGGCCGCACGCCGCCGAGGACCTGATCGTGGCGCGCAACATCATCCTCTCCGAACACACCGGCGCCCACATCCACCTCCAGCACATTTCCTCGCGTTTCTCGGTGGACATGATCCGCCGCGCCAAGGGCCGCGGCGTGCGCATCAGCGCGGAAGGCACCCCGCACCACATGGCGCTGACCGACGCCGCGCTCGCGACGTACGACACCAACTTCAAGATGAACCCGCCGATCCGCACCGAGGAGGACCGGCGCGCGATCATCGCCGGCCTGCGCGACGGCACGCTCGACTGCATCGCCACCGACCACGCCCCGCACACCGAGTCGGAGAAGGACCGCGAGTTCGATTTCGCGCCCAACGGCATCATCGGACTCGAAACCGCCCTCGCCGTGTCGCTCGAGGTGCTCGTCGGCCAGAACCGCTTCAAGCTGCCCGCCGTCGTCGACCTGATGACGCGCCGGCCCGCGCAACTCCTGAACCTCCCCGCGGGCACGCTCGCCGCCGGCGCCCCCGCCGATGTCTGCCTGTTCGACCCGGAGAAGGTCTGGCGCTACGACGCCAAGGCCGGCTTCAGCAAATCGAGCAACTCGCCCTGGCACGGACGCAACTTCACCGGCCGGGTCGTCACCACGATCTGCGATGGCCGCGTGGTGTACGACCACGGGAAGATCAAGTAA
- the lgt gene encoding prolipoprotein diacylglyceryl transferase: MSFLAASINGHWVHDLSPFFGPHWGNIGIRYYGLSYLLGFVTAWWLLVRYARSGRSLIPAERVPDLMVAIVLGVLVGGRLGYFLLYQPQTLLEAPLDLLRVWDGGMASHGGFIGVTIALAWFARSQKVPFLHVGDLVVSTAPAGLFFGRLANFINGELWGKVSDVSWAVIFPKSASPGMPESLILPRHPSQLYEAALEGLALFIFVQWRFWRSDVAARQPGRLAGEFLIAYAVVRAIGEVFREPDAGVDPIWGLSRGTFYSLFLVLAGLFLILRRGRSLDASTPKAG, translated from the coding sequence ATGTCTTTCCTCGCCGCCTCGATCAATGGCCACTGGGTCCATGACCTCAGCCCGTTCTTCGGACCGCATTGGGGCAACATCGGCATCCGCTACTACGGCCTGTCGTACCTTCTGGGTTTTGTGACCGCCTGGTGGCTGCTCGTCCGCTACGCGCGGTCCGGGCGATCGCTGATTCCCGCCGAACGCGTGCCGGACCTCATGGTCGCGATCGTCCTCGGCGTGCTCGTCGGCGGGCGGCTCGGCTACTTCCTCCTGTACCAGCCGCAAACGCTGCTGGAGGCGCCGCTGGATTTGCTGCGCGTCTGGGACGGCGGCATGGCGAGCCATGGTGGGTTCATCGGCGTGACCATCGCCCTGGCCTGGTTCGCCCGGAGCCAGAAGGTGCCGTTCCTCCACGTTGGCGACCTGGTCGTCTCCACCGCGCCCGCGGGGCTCTTCTTTGGTCGCCTCGCCAACTTCATCAACGGCGAGCTCTGGGGCAAGGTGAGCGACGTCTCGTGGGCCGTCATCTTTCCGAAAAGCGCCTCCCCCGGCATGCCGGAGTCCCTGATCCTGCCCCGTCACCCCTCGCAGCTCTACGAGGCCGCGCTCGAGGGCCTCGCGCTTTTCATATTTGTCCAATGGCGTTTCTGGCGCAGCGATGTCGCGGCGCGGCAGCCCGGCCGCCTCGCCGGCGAGTTCCTGATCGCGTACGCCGTCGTGCGGGCGATCGGCGAGGTGTTCCGCGAACCCGATGCCGGGGTTGATCCCATCTGGGGCCTCAGCCGCGGAACGTTCTACTCCCTCTTCCTCGTGCTCGCCGGCCTGTTTCTCATCCTCCGGCGCGGGCGCTCGCTCGACGCCAGCACGCCGAAGGCCGGGTGA
- a CDS encoding glucose-1-phosphate adenylyltransferase: protein MTTQKRVLAVIMGGGRGTRLHPLTSERCKPAVPLAGKYRLVDIPISNCINSDINRIFLLTQFQTASLHRHVQTTYNFDPFGGGFVDILAAEQTEKGSDWYQGTADAVRRNLLHFRSFPHDIVMILSGDQLYRMDFREIIAQHIERGADVTIAAVPFPVSKVEGLGLMQVHDDLSIVRFVEKPKDPAVIADLAISPAIEATLRTQAPEKRCLANMGIYVFNRSVLAEALDNTMTDFGREVIPGLLGNKKLYAYAFEGYWEDIGTVRAFYEANLALAQPLPPFNFFEPKAPIYTQDRYLPASKLNKCAIDHVVIGDGSILTDSSLRHCVLGIRSFIDEGTVLEDTVVMGSDYYETPEQLAENIAKGKPRLGVGKNCRINGAIIDKNTRIGDGCVLSAAGKEDGVYVNGAVIIRDGVLVVPKNAVVPAGTHV, encoded by the coding sequence ATGACCACTCAGAAACGTGTGCTGGCTGTGATCATGGGAGGCGGTCGAGGCACCCGTCTGCATCCCCTGACATCCGAACGCTGCAAACCCGCGGTCCCGCTCGCGGGCAAGTATCGGCTCGTCGATATCCCGATCAGCAACTGCATCAACTCGGACATCAACCGGATCTTCCTGCTCACGCAGTTCCAGACCGCTTCGCTTCATCGCCACGTCCAGACGACCTACAATTTTGACCCGTTCGGCGGCGGCTTCGTCGACATCCTCGCCGCGGAGCAGACCGAGAAGGGATCGGACTGGTATCAGGGCACCGCGGACGCCGTGCGCCGGAATCTCCTGCATTTTCGCTCCTTCCCGCACGACATCGTGATGATCCTTTCCGGCGACCAGCTGTACCGGATGGATTTTCGCGAGATCATTGCGCAGCACATCGAACGCGGTGCGGATGTGACGATCGCGGCGGTGCCGTTCCCGGTTTCGAAGGTCGAGGGGCTCGGTCTCATGCAGGTGCATGATGATCTCTCGATCGTGCGCTTCGTGGAGAAGCCGAAGGATCCGGCGGTGATTGCCGACCTGGCGATCAGCCCGGCGATCGAGGCCACGTTGCGTACGCAGGCGCCGGAGAAGCGGTGTCTCGCGAACATGGGCATCTATGTGTTCAACCGCTCGGTCCTGGCGGAGGCGCTGGATAACACGATGACGGATTTCGGCCGCGAGGTGATTCCCGGCCTGCTCGGGAACAAGAAGCTCTACGCGTACGCATTCGAAGGATACTGGGAGGACATCGGCACGGTGCGCGCCTTTTACGAAGCCAACCTCGCGCTGGCGCAGCCGCTGCCGCCGTTCAACTTCTTCGAACCCAAGGCGCCGATCTACACGCAGGACCGGTACCTGCCGGCGTCGAAGCTGAACAAGTGCGCCATCGACCACGTGGTGATCGGCGACGGGTCGATCCTGACCGACTCCAGTCTCCGGCACTGCGTGCTGGGCATCCGCTCGTTCATCGACGAGGGCACGGTCCTGGAGGACACGGTCGTCATGGGCTCCGACTACTACGAGACACCCGAGCAACTCGCGGAGAATATCGCGAAAGGGAAGCCCCGGCTCGGTGTCGGCAAGAACTGTCGGATCAACGGTGCGATCATCGACAAGAACACCCGCATCGGCGACGGCTGCGTGCTTTCGGCTGCCGGGAAGGAGGACGGGGTGTACGTTAACGGCGCGGTGATCATTCGCGACGGCGTCCTCGTTGTGCCGAAGAACGCGGTGGTTCCTGCCGGTACGCACGTGTAA
- a CDS encoding GntR family transcriptional regulator, whose protein sequence is MLPFSIELKPGLPVAEQILFAVKRAVVAGQLRPGDKFPSVRVLSQELRVNPNTAHKVVASLVAEGVLVTTPAVGSVVAAPAAGGRREKAELLGDEVERLVVEARKLGVPLEDVQASVAAHWRKLGGK, encoded by the coding sequence ATGCTGCCGTTCTCGATCGAGTTGAAGCCGGGACTGCCGGTGGCGGAGCAGATCCTGTTCGCGGTGAAGCGGGCGGTGGTCGCGGGGCAGTTGCGGCCGGGCGACAAGTTCCCCTCGGTGCGGGTGCTGAGCCAGGAACTGCGGGTGAATCCGAACACGGCGCACAAGGTGGTGGCCTCGCTGGTGGCGGAGGGGGTGCTGGTGACGACGCCGGCGGTGGGCAGCGTGGTGGCGGCGCCGGCGGCGGGCGGGCGGCGGGAGAAGGCCGAACTGCTGGGCGACGAGGTGGAGCGGCTGGTGGTTGAGGCGCGGAAGCTGGGTGTGCCGCTCGAGGACGTGCAGGCGTCGGTGGCGGCGCACTGGCGCAAGCTCGGCGGCAAATAG
- the tsaE gene encoding tRNA (adenosine(37)-N6)-threonylcarbamoyltransferase complex ATPase subunit type 1 TsaE, protein MATNIFADLRAGIVTASAEQTRSIALRLAAALPPDTTLALHGDLGVGKTTFVQGLAHGLGIPGVITSPTFNIFTLHRGPTNLVHLDAYRLESARQIEDLLLEDFLISPWCLAIEWPEKISEWVPATALHLDLQITAEERHRIQLR, encoded by the coding sequence GTGGCTACGAACATCTTCGCTGACCTGCGCGCGGGGATCGTCACCGCGTCCGCCGAACAGACCCGCAGCATCGCCCTGCGGCTCGCAGCTGCGCTGCCGCCCGACACCACGCTCGCCCTGCACGGCGACCTGGGCGTCGGGAAGACGACGTTTGTCCAGGGCCTCGCCCATGGCCTCGGTATCCCGGGCGTGATCACGAGCCCGACCTTCAACATCTTCACCCTGCACCGCGGCCCCACCAACCTCGTGCACCTCGATGCCTACCGGCTGGAGAGCGCCCGGCAGATCGAGGACCTCCTGCTGGAGGATTTTTTGATTTCCCCGTGGTGCCTCGCGATCGAATGGCCGGAAAAGATCTCCGAGTGGGTGCCGGCAACGGCGCTGCACCTTGACCTGCAGATCACCGCGGAAGAGCGGCACCGGATCCAGTTGCGCTAA
- the pyrR gene encoding bifunctional pyr operon transcriptional regulator/uracil phosphoribosyltransferase PyrR, which yields MAKLQTIGANEIHAAIEQLAAAISQQHARKPKLLLLGIANGGVELARRLAAAIGRHAPGRTVQAGVIDISFHRDDIARHPVPKEFVPTHIPADVHGATVILVDDVLFSGRTVKAALDELFDHGRPTKVELAVLVDRGARRLPIAADYTGLSLAVAESEKVVVKLDPANPQRDVLRIESAPLAAQQSAK from the coding sequence GTGGCCAAACTCCAGACTATTGGCGCGAACGAAATCCATGCTGCCATCGAGCAGCTCGCCGCCGCCATTTCCCAGCAGCACGCGCGCAAACCGAAGCTCCTCCTCCTTGGCATCGCCAACGGGGGCGTCGAACTCGCCCGCCGCCTCGCCGCCGCCATCGGCCGGCACGCCCCGGGCCGCACCGTCCAGGCCGGCGTGATCGACATTTCCTTTCATCGCGACGACATCGCCCGCCACCCGGTCCCGAAGGAGTTCGTGCCGACCCATATCCCGGCCGACGTCCATGGCGCCACGGTCATCCTGGTCGACGACGTGCTCTTCTCCGGCCGCACGGTGAAGGCCGCCCTCGACGAGCTCTTCGACCACGGCCGTCCGACCAAGGTCGAGCTCGCCGTCCTCGTCGACCGCGGCGCGCGCCGGCTCCCCATCGCCGCCGACTACACCGGCCTCAGCCTCGCCGTCGCCGAATCCGAGAAGGTCGTCGTCAAGCTCGACCCGGCCAATCCCCAACGCGACGTGCTCCGCATCGAGTCCGCGCCCCTGGCTGCCCAGCAGTCCGCGAAGTGA
- the gcvH gene encoding glycine cleavage system protein GcvH: protein MSNIPAELRYAKSHEWVRPEADGTVTVGITDYAQNSLGDITYVQVPKVGAVLKAGETFGVVESVKAASDVYAPIAGAVLAVNTALESAPETVNKAPYTDGWMLKLKPADPAAINGLLDAVAYAKVAE from the coding sequence ATGAGCAACATCCCCGCCGAGCTGCGCTATGCCAAATCCCACGAGTGGGTTCGTCCCGAAGCGGACGGCACCGTGACCGTGGGCATAACCGACTACGCCCAGAATTCCCTGGGTGACATCACGTACGTGCAGGTGCCGAAAGTCGGCGCGGTGCTGAAGGCCGGTGAGACCTTCGGCGTCGTCGAATCGGTGAAGGCGGCAAGCGATGTCTACGCGCCGATCGCCGGCGCGGTGCTCGCGGTGAACACCGCGCTCGAGTCCGCGCCTGAGACCGTCAACAAGGCGCCGTACACCGACGGCTGGATGCTGAAGCTGAAGCCCGCGGATCCGGCGGCGATCAACGGCCTGCTCGACGCGGTGGCCTACGCCAAAGTGGCGGAGTAA
- a CDS encoding CPBP family intramembrane glutamic endopeptidase — MSGFALPMLVFEILLSLGGLVLLWRHVASPAARLNARPSPLPAWKPEITELLILIAFVTLGMFIASFGANLLIRANGLRGDIAIVAGGAAAQIGMLLGVIFYAARCPGYRRQAEIGLGRILRSGVVTFLIAMPILHATGQAWDLLLRLFGVPAERQDLIRMFLEAESGWQITSLVLLAVAIAPVAEELIFRAGLFRFLLTLAPRFLALLLPGVFFAALHVNWVTLEGFASFLPLLVLSLLFSLAYERTGHIGTVIVAHALFNLNTIAMIFCGVGT, encoded by the coding sequence ATGTCCGGCTTCGCCCTCCCCATGCTCGTCTTCGAGATTCTCCTCTCCCTGGGAGGTCTCGTCCTGCTGTGGCGGCACGTGGCCTCGCCCGCAGCCCGCCTGAACGCGCGGCCTTCGCCGCTGCCGGCATGGAAACCCGAAATCACCGAGCTTCTCATCCTCATCGCCTTCGTGACGCTGGGAATGTTCATCGCTTCCTTTGGCGCCAACCTGCTGATCCGCGCCAACGGCCTCCGCGGCGATATCGCGATCGTTGCCGGCGGTGCCGCCGCCCAGATCGGCATGCTGCTGGGAGTGATCTTCTACGCCGCCCGCTGCCCGGGCTATCGGCGCCAGGCGGAGATCGGTCTCGGCCGCATCCTGCGGTCGGGCGTCGTCACCTTCCTCATCGCCATGCCCATCCTTCACGCCACCGGCCAGGCGTGGGATCTCCTCCTGCGGCTCTTCGGCGTGCCCGCCGAGCGCCAGGACCTGATCCGGATGTTTCTCGAGGCGGAGTCGGGCTGGCAGATCACCTCGCTCGTCCTGCTCGCTGTCGCCATCGCGCCGGTCGCCGAGGAGCTGATCTTCCGCGCCGGACTCTTCCGTTTTCTCCTGACGCTCGCGCCGCGTTTCCTCGCGCTCCTGCTCCCCGGCGTCTTCTTCGCCGCGCTGCACGTCAACTGGGTCACGCTCGAGGGCTTCGCCAGCTTCCTGCCGCTCCTGGTGCTCTCGCTCCTTTTTTCCCTGGCCTACGAACGCACCGGACACATCGGCACCGTCATCGTCGCGCACGCGCTGTTTAACCTGAACACGATCGCGATGATCTTCTGCGGCGTCGGGACGTGA
- a CDS encoding aspartate carbamoyltransferase catalytic subunit, which produces MPWHRRHLLTLEELSLAEIEQIHATAAAFKRTLKRSVRKVPALRGKTIVNLFLEPSTRTRMAFDMAAKRLSADVISFDAASSSTTKGETLRDTAQNIQALQADLIVIRHAAAGSPLYLSRILDIPVINAGDGAHEHPTQGLLDTFTMKEHLGSLRGRKVVILGDILFSRVARSNIYALTKMGAAVTLVGPSTLVPHGFTDMGVEVSHDLKSALADAEVVMLLRIQHERQAAGLFPSLGEYTSMFGLNKTRASWLNPRAIIMHPGPINRGVEIDSELADGERSVILEQVTNGIAVRMAALYLCSGGQPENVMPTE; this is translated from the coding sequence ATGCCCTGGCACCGACGTCACTTGCTCACGCTCGAGGAGCTCTCGCTCGCCGAGATCGAACAAATCCACGCGACCGCCGCCGCGTTCAAGCGCACGCTTAAACGCTCCGTTCGCAAAGTCCCGGCCTTGCGCGGCAAGACCATCGTCAACCTCTTCCTCGAGCCGAGCACGCGCACGCGGATGGCGTTCGACATGGCCGCCAAGCGGCTGAGCGCCGACGTCATCTCCTTCGACGCCGCGAGCAGCAGCACGACCAAGGGCGAGACGCTGCGCGACACCGCGCAGAACATCCAGGCGCTCCAGGCGGACCTCATCGTCATCCGCCACGCCGCCGCAGGTTCGCCGCTCTACCTCTCGCGCATCCTCGACATCCCGGTGATCAACGCCGGCGACGGCGCCCACGAGCATCCCACCCAGGGCCTGCTCGACACCTTCACCATGAAGGAGCACCTCGGCTCCCTCCGCGGCCGCAAGGTGGTCATCCTGGGCGACATCCTCTTCAGCCGCGTCGCCCGCTCCAACATCTACGCCCTTACGAAAATGGGCGCCGCCGTCACGCTCGTGGGTCCCTCCACCCTCGTGCCGCACGGGTTCACCGACATGGGCGTCGAGGTTTCGCACGACCTCAAGTCCGCCCTCGCCGACGCCGAGGTGGTCATGCTCCTCCGCATCCAGCACGAGCGCCAGGCCGCCGGCCTGTTCCCCTCGCTGGGCGAGTACACCAGCATGTTCGGTCTCAACAAGACCCGCGCCTCCTGGCTCAACCCGCGCGCCATTATCATGCACCCGGGCCCGATCAACCGCGGCGTCGAGATCGACAGCGAACTCGCCGACGGCGAGCGCAGCGTGATCCTCGAGCAGGTCACCAACGGCATCGCCGTGCGCATGGCTGCCCTCTACCTGTGCTCGGGCGGCCAGCCCGAGAACGTGATGCCGACCGAGTAA
- the gcvT gene encoding glycine cleavage system aminomethyltransferase GcvT: protein MNELKRTPLRDFHAAHGARLVDFAGWEMPVQYRSILEEHKAVRRTAGLFDVSHMGEVDVRGPEAGKFLDHLVTNSVARLFPGRVLYSPMCYPAGGVVDDLLVYMHGTDDYFLCINAGNIDKDLAWIRGEAAKFNVTVTDRSADYALLAVQGPRAAEIVQSLTGAKLGLVKYYHFTEATVAGVRCIVSRTGYTGEDGFELYHATGDAQALAQAVLDAGTPRGLELAGLGARDSLRLEAGYPLYGHEITAEISPLTAGLGWTVKLDKPDFIGREALLREKQNGGPNKVVFFKTGDRRIVRAETPVLGADGAVVGHVLSGTLSPILNEAIGSALVATPAATQPLAVDIRGARLGLQLVTPPFVPLKKS from the coding sequence ATGAACGAACTGAAACGCACGCCCCTGCGTGATTTCCACGCCGCGCACGGCGCCCGGTTGGTGGACTTTGCCGGCTGGGAGATGCCGGTCCAGTACCGCAGCATCCTCGAGGAGCACAAGGCGGTGCGCCGCACGGCGGGACTCTTCGATGTGAGTCACATGGGCGAGGTGGACGTGCGCGGGCCCGAGGCGGGCAAGTTCCTCGATCATCTTGTCACCAACAGCGTGGCCCGCCTCTTCCCGGGGCGCGTGCTCTACTCGCCGATGTGCTATCCCGCCGGCGGCGTGGTGGACGACCTCCTGGTGTATATGCACGGGACGGACGACTACTTTCTCTGCATCAACGCCGGCAACATCGACAAGGACCTCGCCTGGATCCGCGGGGAGGCGGCGAAGTTCAACGTCACCGTCACCGACCGGAGCGCGGATTACGCGCTGCTGGCGGTGCAGGGACCGCGGGCGGCCGAGATCGTGCAGTCGCTCACCGGGGCGAAGCTTGGGCTCGTGAAGTACTACCATTTCACCGAGGCAACCGTCGCGGGCGTGCGATGCATCGTCAGCCGCACCGGCTACACCGGCGAGGACGGTTTTGAACTGTACCACGCGACGGGCGATGCCCAGGCGCTGGCGCAGGCGGTACTCGACGCCGGCACGCCGCGCGGGCTCGAACTTGCGGGTCTCGGCGCGCGCGACAGCCTGCGGCTTGAGGCGGGGTATCCCTTGTACGGGCACGAGATCACGGCCGAAATCTCGCCGCTCACGGCCGGGCTCGGCTGGACGGTGAAGCTCGACAAGCCCGACTTCATCGGGCGCGAGGCGCTGCTCCGCGAAAAGCAGAACGGCGGCCCAAACAAGGTCGTCTTCTTCAAGACCGGCGACCGCCGGATCGTGCGTGCGGAGACGCCGGTGCTTGGCGCCGACGGTGCGGTCGTGGGCCACGTCCTCTCCGGCACGCTTTCGCCGATCCTCAACGAGGCCATCGGGTCCGCGCTCGTGGCAACCCCCGCGGCGACGCAGCCGCTGGCGGTCGACATCCGCGGCGCGCGGCTCGGCCTCCAGCTCGTCACGCCGCCGTTCGTGCCGCTCAAGAAGTCCTGA
- the thiL gene encoding thiamine-phosphate kinase, translating to MQPFTSRRAESVAALGEEALIASIRTWLGRANPGAPYGIGDDCAVLPPSPHRQLITVDPVIFGRHFDASIPARDVGAKLLKRNLSDIAAMGGRPRAAVIALTLDARTRTAWVREFYRGLAATARRFDVAVVGGDVAQADGVLAASLTLTGEATTSRVLTRAGARVGDWIYVTGALGHTLHSGHHFRFTPRLAEGAWLAARAEVRAMMDVSDGLAKDLRALTPTGSVPALAPAALPRRRGADVRAALGDGEDYELVFAVAARADREAFTRAWRRRFPRVALSCIGRFARPDRLPPDTLKLQDFRGYEHLR from the coding sequence ATGCAGCCGTTCACGTCGCGCCGCGCTGAATCCGTCGCCGCCCTCGGCGAGGAGGCCCTCATCGCGTCCATCCGCACCTGGCTCGGCCGCGCCAACCCGGGCGCGCCGTACGGCATCGGCGACGACTGCGCCGTCCTGCCGCCCTCCCCGCACCGCCAGCTCATCACCGTCGATCCCGTGATCTTCGGCCGCCACTTCGATGCCTCGATCCCCGCGCGCGACGTGGGCGCCAAGCTGCTCAAGCGCAACTTGAGCGACATCGCCGCGATGGGCGGCCGTCCGCGCGCCGCCGTCATCGCGCTGACGCTCGACGCCCGCACCCGCACCGCGTGGGTGCGCGAGTTCTATCGCGGCCTTGCCGCGACCGCCCGCCGCTTCGATGTCGCGGTCGTCGGCGGCGACGTGGCCCAGGCCGACGGCGTGCTCGCCGCCAGTCTCACCCTGACAGGCGAGGCGACCACCAGCCGCGTGCTCACGCGTGCCGGCGCCCGCGTGGGCGACTGGATCTATGTCACCGGTGCGCTTGGCCACACGCTTCACTCCGGACACCACTTCCGTTTTACGCCGCGGCTCGCCGAAGGCGCCTGGCTTGCCGCCCGCGCCGAGGTTCGCGCGATGATGGATGTGAGTGACGGCCTGGCGAAGGACCTCCGCGCGCTCACACCCACCGGCTCCGTCCCCGCGCTCGCTCCGGCCGCCCTGCCCCGGCGCCGCGGCGCCGACGTGCGCGCGGCACTCGGCGACGGCGAGGACTACGAACTGGTGTTCGCGGTCGCCGCCCGCGCCGACCGCGAGGCCTTCACCCGCGCCTGGCGCCGGCGTTTTCCCCGCGTGGCGTTGAGCTGCATCGGCCGCTTCGCGCGGCCCGACCGGCTCCCGCCGGATACCCTGAAACTGCAGGACTTCCGTGGCTACGAACATCTTCGCTGA